A genomic region of Peptoniphilus sp. ING2-D1G contains the following coding sequences:
- the nrdR gene encoding Transcriptional repressor NrdR (Negatively regulates transcription of bacterial ribonucleotide reductase nrd genes and operons by binding to NrdR-boxes; High confidence in function and specificity), translating into MKCPYCGYTESKVIDSRPTDEGATIRRRRECIDCKGRFTTYERIEETPIVVVKRDGTRQIFDKSKIVNGIIRSCEKRPVTLDEIEKTADNVEKQIQNSLKKEITSEEIGDIVMKELKELDEVAYVRFASVYRQFKDVQSFFDEIEEIIKSKK; encoded by the coding sequence GGTAATAGATTCAAGACCTACAGACGAAGGAGCCACCATAAGAAGAAGAAGAGAATGCATAGATTGTAAAGGTAGATTTACAACCTATGAAAGAATAGAAGAAACGCCTATAGTCGTTGTAAAAAGAGATGGAACGAGACAGATTTTTGACAAGAGCAAGATAGTAAACGGAATAATTCGTTCCTGTGAAAAAAGACCTGTTACATTGGATGAGATTGAGAAAACTGCAGACAATGTCGAAAAACAAATTCAAAATTCCTTAAAAAAGGAAATAACTTCCGAAGAAATAGGAGATATTGTAATGAAGGAACTCAAAGAATTGGATGAAGTAGCTTATGTGCGTTTTGCCTCAGTCTATAGACAATTTAAGGATGTTCAAAGTTTTTTTGATGAAATAGAAGAAATAATAAAGAGCAAGAAGTGA